One Solanum lycopersicum chromosome 2, SLM_r2.1 genomic region harbors:
- the LOC104645771 gene encoding uncharacterized protein produces MATYSSKSNKRSISLPSRLHPATQNIEEELNKLKTWEFSASPTAEAVYSGLIGLGEVHKCMIDLLNLPLTLQSLSQCQNKKWVDEILDKSVRFLDICGTTREITSQFKENVKDIQSTLRRRKGDLSINKYTTFRKKMKKEAKSLITALKRMDHEEIVDVMEVDDQLVSAVTRVLREVATIGIPVLQMLLNYLPASNSKPISKWSLVSRLVNKGGDQDNVNEIESVDAALSSLSKCGPNEVEKIQFVQSKLERVATHFECIENGLDNIYRCLIRSRSTLLNVVSCQ; encoded by the coding sequence ATGGCAACTTATTCATCAAAATCCAATAAGAGATCCATCAGTTTGCCAAGCAGATTACATCCAGCTACACAGAATATTGAAGAGGAGCTTAACAAGCTTAAAACTTGGGAATTCTCTGCTTCACCAACTGCAGAAGCTGTTTACAGTGGTCTAATTGGTTTGGGGGAGGTGCATAAGTGCATGATTGATCTTCTAAACTTGCCTCTGACACTTCAATCCCTTTCTCAGTGTCAAAACAAGAAATGGGTCGATGAAATCTTGGATAAATCTGTGAGATTTCTTGATATTTGTGGCACTACAAGGGAGATCACATCACAATTTAAGGAAAATGTTAAAGATATTCAGTCTACATTGAGGAGGAGAAAAGGAGATTTGAGTATCAACAAGTACACCACATTcaggaagaagatgaaaaaagaaGCCAAAAGTTTAATTACCGCTTTGAAAAGAATGGATCATGAGGAAATAGTTGATGTAATGGAAGTTGATGATCAACTTGTCTCAGCTGTTACCAGAGTCCTAAGAGAAGTTGCCACAATAGGAATTCCAGTTTTGCAAATGTTGTTAAATTATTTGCCAGCCTCAAATTCTAAGCCAATTAGCAAATGGTCTTTGGTTTCAAGATTAGTGAACAAAGGTGGAGATCAAGACAATGTGAATGAGATAGAAAGTGTTGATGCTGCATTAAGCAGCCTTTCCAAGTGTGGTCCTAATGAGGTAGAGAAGATTCAATTTGTACAAAGCAAATTGGAAAGAGTGGCAACCCATTTTGAATGCATTGAGAATGGTCTTGACAACATCTATAGATGCTTAATTAGATCAAGAAGCACACTATTAAATGTTGTCTCTTGCCAATGA
- the LOC101268643 gene encoding uncharacterized protein — MATFSSKSNKRSISLPSRSHPATQIIEEELNKLKTWEFSASPTAAEAVYRGLIGLGEVHKCMIDLLNMPLTLQSLSQCQNKKWVDEILDKSVRFLDICGTTRDIVSQFKENVKDVESSLRRRKEDLSINNYTTFRKKMKKEAKSSVTALKRMDHEEVVDVMEVDDQLVSAVIRVLREVATMGISVFQILLNYLSASNSKPISKWSLVSRLVNKGGDQGNVNEIESVDVALSSLSKCGPNEVEKIQFVQRKLERVEAHFECIENGLDNIFRCLIRSRSTLLNVVSCQ; from the coding sequence ATGGCAActttttcatcaaaatcaaataaaagatcCATCAGTTTGCCAAGCAGATCACATCCAGCTACCCAGATTATTGAAGAGGAGCTCAACAAGCTCAAAACATGGGAATTCTCTGCTTCACCAACTGCTGCAGAAGCTGTTTACAGGGGTCTAATTGGTTTGGGAGAGGTGCATAAGTGCATGATTGATCTCTTAAACATGCCTCTGACACTTCAATCCCTTTCTCAATGCCAAAACAAGAAATGGGTCGATGAAATCTTGGATAAATCTGTGAGATTTCTTGATATTTGTGGCACAACAAGGGATATCGTATCGCAATTTAAGGAAAATGTCAAAGATGTTGAGTCTTCACTAAGGAGGAGAAAAGAAGATTTGAGCATCAACAACTACACCACATTcaggaagaaaatgaaaaaagaagccAAAAGTTCAGTTACAGCTTTGAAAAGAATGGATCACGAGGAAGTAGTTGATGTAATGGAAGTGGATGATCAACTTGTCTCAGCTGTTATCAGAGTCCTAAGGGAAGTTGCCACAATGGGAATTTCAGTTTTCcaaattttgttaaattatttgTCAGCCTCAAATTCTAAGCCAATTAGCAAATGGTCTTTGGTTTCAAGATTAGTAAACAAGGGTGGAGATCAAGGCAATGTGAATGAAATAGAAAGTGTTGATGTTGCATTAAGCAGCCTTTCCAAGTGTGGTCCTAATGAAGTAGAGAAGATTCAATTTGTACAAAGAAAATTGGAAAGAGTGGAAGCTCATTTTGAATGCATTGAGAATGGTCTTGATAACATATTTAGATGTCTGATCAGATCAAGAAGCACACTATTAAATGTTGTCTCTTGCCAATGA
- the LOC104645770 gene encoding uncharacterized protein, which produces MASFSSKSNKRSISLPSRSHPATQNIEEELDKLKTWEFSASPTAEAVYNGLIGFGEVHKCMGDLLNLPSTLQALSQCQNKKWVDEILDKSVRFLDICGTTRELVSQLEENVKDVQSSLRRKKGDLSINKYTTFRKKMKKEAKSLITALKRMDHEEVVDVMEIDDQLVSAVIRVLREVATIGILVFQMVLNFLSSPICKPISKWSLVSRLVNKGGDQDNVNEIESVDAALSSLSKCDPNEMEKIQFGLSKLERVEAHFECIENGLDNIFRCLIRSRSTLLNVVSCQ; this is translated from the coding sequence ATGGCAAGTTTTTCATCAAAATCTAATAAAAGATCCATCAGTTTGCCAAGCAGATCACATCCAGCTACTCAGAACATTGAAGAGGAGCTAGACAAGCTTAAAACTTGGGAATTCTCTGCTTCACCAACTGCTGAAGCTGTTTATAATGGTCTAATTGGTTTTGGGGAGGTACATAAGTGTATGGGTGATCTCTTAAACTTGCCCTCGACTCTTCAAGCCCTTTCCCAGTGTCAAAACAAGAAATGGGTCGATGAAATCTTGGATAAATCTGTCAGATTTCTTGATATTTGTGGCACAACAAGGGAGCTCGTGTCGCAATTAGAAGAAAATGTTAAAGATGTTCAGTCTTCACTGAGGAGGAAAAAGGGAGATTTGAGTATCAACAAGTACACCACATTcaggaagaagatgaaaaaagaaGCCAAAAGTTTAATTACAGCTTTGAAAAGAATGGATCACGAGGAAGTAGTTGATGTAATGGAAATTGATGATCAACTTGTCTCAGCTGTTATCAGAGTCCTAAGAGAAGTTGCCACAATAGGTATTTTAGTATTCCAAATGGTATTGAATTTCTTGTCATCTCCAATTTGTAAGCCAATTAGCAAATGGTCTTTGGTTTCAAGATTAGTGAACAAGGGTGGAGATCAAGACAATGTGAATGAGATAGAAAGTGTTGATGCTGCATTAAGCAGCCTTTCCAAGTGTGATCCTAATGAAATGGAGAAGATCCAATTTGGACTAAGCAAATTGGAAAGAGTGGAAGCTCATTTTGAATGCATTGAGAATGGTCTTGACAACATATTTAGATGCTTGATTAGATCAAGAAGCACACTACTAAATGTTGTCTCTTGCCAATAA
- the LOC104645768 gene encoding uncharacterized protein gives MAALACSKTKPFRSISLPNRSHPTTQRVEEVLNKLNGLETSVVAPTSETICDSLLGLEELQKCTDDLLQLPQTFRIISQRQHIKWFEELLGNSVGILDICGTIKEFVSHYKENVRALQCSLRRRKGDSNAEAGIARFTSFSKKMKKDAKRLALSLKQLVDCETLTAAFLEADQETIAVIRALREANAVCILIFQMLLSFLSVPLLKPKQPKWSLVSKLIHNGRTEHEDLENSRNMETKVETFEAQLDNIEKGLEGAFRSLIRSRSSLLNVFSS, from the coding sequence aTGGCTGCTCTTGCTTGTTCAAAAACCAAGCCTTTTCGATCGATCAGTTTGCCCAACAGATCACACCCCACAACTCAGAGAGTTGAAGAGGTGCTGAATAAGCTTAATGGATTGGAGACATCAGTTGTTGCACCAACATCAGAGACAATTTGTGATAGTTTGCTTGGGTTGGAGGAGTTACAAAAGTGCACAGATGATCTTCTTCAGTTGCCTCAAACCTTTCGAATCATATCTCAACGCCAACATATCAAATGGTTCGAGGAGTTATTGGGAAACTCGGTTGGGATTCTTGATATTTGTGGCACTATAAAGGAATTCGTCTCTCATTATAAGGAAAATGTAAGAGCTCTTCAATGTTCACTCAGAAGACGAAAAGGAGATTCAAATGCAGAAGCTGGAATTGCAAGATTCACCAGTTTCagcaagaaaatgaagaaggacGCCAAAAGATTAGCCTTGTCCTTGAAGCAATTAGTGGATTGTGAGACTCTCACCGCAGCATTCTTGGAAGCAGATCAGGAGACAATAGCTGTGATTAGAGCACTAAGGGAAGCCAATGCAGTTTGTATTTTGATTTTCCAAATGCTCTTGTCCTTCTTGTCAGTGCCACTTTTGAAGCCGAAACAGCCAAAATGGTCATTGGTATCAAAATTGATACACAATGGAAGAACAGAACATGAAGACCTAGAAAACAGTAGGAACATGGAAACAAAAGTGGAGACTTTTGAGGCTCAACTTGACAACATTGAGAAGGGATTAGAAGGAGCATTTAGGAGCCTGATTAGATCAAGAAGCTCGCTCCTGAATGTTTTCTCCAGCTAA
- the LOC138342187 gene encoding uncharacterized protein — MNTWGTKGLRTGAAAARGNQNPPQAPAEGVAMPVNPAGLTDAEVRASLAQMAQAITMQAQAMTAQVNRQDVLRENPPVRNIADRLRDFTRMNPPIFTGAKTSEDPQEFIDELHKILVAMGATDIEKAELASYQLKDVAQTWCKMWRDSRVLGGVPVTWELFKTAFLERFFPREMKEAKVEEFINLKQGSMTVREYSLKFVKLSRYATPLVSTSREEMSRFLTGINGNLEEDCRAAMLHDNMDLSRLMMHVQQVEDSRKRRGVRDVRRPRPQDQAGPSHGGHRNNFGVREQPKFKKGQQSAGNSDPQRNTTPRGGRPEPKRGNGEWTHGHRLSPEQRSGWG; from the exons atgaatacCTGGGGAACTAAGGGTCTGAGGACGGGAGCAGCAGCAGCTAGGGGTAATCagaatccaccccaggctccagctgaaggagtggccatgccagtgaacccagctgggttgactgatgcggaggtgagggcatctctagCCCAGATGGCACAAGCCATCACGATGCAGGCTCAAGctatgactgcccaagtcaaCCGGCAGGATGTTCTGAGGGAAAACCCACCGGTTCGCAACATAGCTGACAGACtgcgagacttcacgaggatgaatcctccaattttCACAGGGGCTAAGACTTCAGAAGATCCTCAGGAATTTATAGACGAGTTGCATAAGATACTGGTGGCCATGGGGGccactgatattgagaaggctgagttggcttcctaccagctcaaagatgttgcacagacttggtgcaaaatGTGGCGAGATAGCCGTGTCCTAGGAGGGGTGCCAGTCACTTGGGAGCTGTTCAAGACAGCATTTTTGGAAaggttcttccctagagagatgaaagaggccaaggttgaggagttcatcaacctcaagcaaggATCCATGactgtcagggagtattccctgaagtttgtgaagttatcaag gtatgctactccCTTGGTTTCTACCAGCAGGGAGGAGATGAGCAGattcctcacaggaatcaatGGAAACCTAGAGGAAGATTGTCGggctgcgatgctccatgataatatggacctttctagattaatgatgcatgtccaacaggtagaggacagccgaaagaggagaggtgtacgtgatgttaggaggcctaggcctcaagatcaggcaggTCCCAGCCATGGAGGCCACAGAAACAATTTTGGCGTCCGCGAGCAGCCCAAATTCAAGAAGGGGCAACAGAGTGCTGGAAATTCTGACCCTCAGAGAAATACAACGCCTAGAGGAGGCAGACCCGAACCCAAGaggggcaatggag agtggacacatggtcATAGACTGTCCCCAGAACAGAGGTCAGGCTGggggtaa